One genomic region from Chitinivibrionia bacterium encodes:
- the rpsF gene encoding 30S ribosomal protein S6 has translation MSKYETVVVFDGNLPQDAIEKESKKVEELLSTNGSIIKIDVWGKRPLAYTINKKSFGYYVLFVYEYNGNAGKFIDNSLKFNTNVMRHLTVIHENAVIFAATKSANDRASENTDDVKEEEE, from the coding sequence ATGAGTAAGTATGAAACTGTTGTCGTTTTTGACGGTAATTTGCCGCAGGACGCGATAGAAAAAGAAAGCAAAAAAGTAGAAGAGTTGCTTTCGACAAACGGGTCAATCATCAAGATTGACGTGTGGGGCAAGAGACCTCTTGCGTACACAATCAACAAAAAGTCGTTCGGTTATTACGTGCTTTTCGTGTATGAGTACAACGGAAACGCAGGTAAATTTATCGACAACAGCCTTAAGTTTAACACAAACGTGATGCGCCATCTTACGGTTATTCACGAGAACGCAGTGATTTTTGCGGCAACCAAATCCGCAAACGACAGAGCAAGTGAAAATACCGACGACGTTAAAGAAGAAGAGGAGTAA